The following coding sequences lie in one Candidatus Diapherotrites archaeon genomic window:
- a CDS encoding signal recognition particle receptor subunit alpha, producing the protein MGLGEKLRNAIERLRTSPLDKDTVKEVVKGIQRALISSDVEIELVLQLSKKIEENAFKEVPEGINRREFMIKSTYDELVKLLGGEKPKKIAEPKRIMMVGTYGHGKTTSVGKLAKYYAKRGKKVGVICADTFRPAAFEQLQQVSEKAGVQFYGNQKEKHAARVAREGIQYFKGFDLIIIDSAGRSALDKELVKEIKEINSELKPDLTLLVLGADIGQIAGKQAKAFHEAVGVNGVLLTKMDGSAKGGGAIAACTITNAPVYFIGTGEKLDDLEEFDAQRFLGRIMGYGDLQTLLEKAREASEEEEIDLEELMRKEFNLEIFYKQLKAARKLGPLSKVTEMMGLSMQIPKEQLDVGETKLDGFKVIMDSMTKAEKLNPDLLSHSRISRIAKGSGKKEEEVRELLKHFKQMQRVWKSFRKLDDPKFLEKKGAMEKLMKKFGKKKKFKIR; encoded by the coding sequence ATGGGTTTAGGCGAAAAGCTCAGGAATGCGATTGAAAGGCTTAGGACAAGCCCTCTGGATAAAGACACAGTAAAAGAGGTAGTGAAGGGAATCCAGAGAGCCTTGATTTCCTCTGACGTGGAAATTGAATTAGTTTTACAGCTCTCAAAAAAAATCGAGGAGAACGCGTTCAAGGAAGTTCCTGAAGGAATCAACAGAAGGGAATTCATGATAAAAAGCACTTATGACGAATTAGTGAAATTGCTGGGTGGAGAGAAGCCGAAAAAGATTGCTGAACCTAAAAGGATTATGATGGTTGGAACCTATGGCCACGGGAAAACGACGAGTGTTGGAAAGCTGGCAAAGTATTACGCGAAAAGAGGGAAAAAGGTTGGAGTGATCTGCGCTGACACCTTCAGGCCAGCAGCATTCGAGCAATTGCAGCAGGTATCAGAAAAAGCAGGCGTACAATTTTATGGCAACCAAAAAGAAAAGCATGCAGCAAGGGTTGCAAGGGAAGGAATTCAATACTTCAAAGGCTTTGATTTAATTATTATTGACTCAGCAGGAAGGAGCGCTTTAGACAAGGAATTAGTGAAGGAAATAAAGGAAATTAATTCTGAATTAAAGCCTGACCTCACGCTTTTGGTTTTGGGCGCAGACATTGGCCAGATTGCAGGAAAACAGGCCAAGGCATTCCATGAAGCTGTTGGAGTGAATGGCGTTCTCCTAACAAAAATGGATGGATCAGCAAAAGGCGGGGGGGCAATTGCTGCCTGCACTATTACTAATGCTCCAGTGTATTTTATTGGAACAGGGGAGAAGCTGGATGACCTAGAGGAATTTGACGCTCAAAGGTTTTTGGGAAGGATAATGGGCTACGGCGACCTTCAAACATTGCTTGAAAAAGCAAGGGAGGCTTCAGAGGAAGAAGAAATTGACTTGGAGGAATTAATGAGAAAGGAATTTAATCTGGAGATCTTCTACAAGCAATTGAAGGCTGCAAGGAAGCTTGGACCATTAAGCAAGGTGACAGAAATGATGGGGTTGAGCATGCAGATCCCAAAAGAGCAGTTGGATGTGGGCGAAACAAAACTGGATGGATTCAAGGTGATAATGGATTCAATGACCAAAGCAGAAAAACTCAATCCTGATTTACTGAGTCATTCAAGGATTTCAAGGATTGCAAAGGGCTCAGGCAAAAAGGAAGAAGAAGTAAGGGAACTCCTCAAGCACTTCAAGCAAATGCAGCGCGTCTGGAAGTCTTTCAGGAAATTGGACGACCCAAAATTCCTGGAAAAAAAAGGTGCAATGGAAAAGCTGATGAAGAAGTTTGGCAAAAAAAAGAAATTCAAGATAAGGTAA